The proteins below are encoded in one region of Bremerella sp. P1:
- a CDS encoding restriction endonuclease subunit S, with product MERVQLNERELTVATLEQGDLLFARSSLKVEGTGKCSLVVSLPETTTFESHLIRARLERTRADSRFYFYFFQSYVGRATVLSIAKQVGAAGLAGSKLADLKVPRPPLDTQVRIADVLTAYDDLIDNNQQRMSLLEESARLLFEEWFVRLRFPGHEHTRIVKGIPEGWERRPLGDCAKFLSGGTPRKSRPEFWEGHIPWISSKEMTQLRLQDSSLRVTQEGAEQGTRLVPTNTILAVVRGMSLAKEFRVAVCSQPVTFNQDLKALVAVSDIRPEYLFASLVSQRDQIRDRATEASHGTKKLDTPVLSAVPILVAPERLQRAFCDWVVPMNKLWDNCWRQNQKLREARDLLLPRLMSGEVAA from the coding sequence ATGGAGAGAGTGCAACTAAATGAGCGTGAATTGACTGTCGCAACACTAGAACAAGGCGATCTCCTATTTGCCCGATCTTCACTGAAGGTTGAGGGGACGGGAAAGTGCTCACTCGTCGTTTCACTTCCTGAAACTACGACATTCGAATCGCATCTCATTCGCGCACGACTAGAGAGGACCAGAGCAGATTCGCGATTCTACTTCTACTTCTTTCAATCGTATGTTGGACGAGCCACAGTTCTCTCAATAGCAAAACAAGTTGGCGCCGCAGGGCTTGCGGGAAGCAAGTTGGCAGATCTCAAGGTGCCGCGGCCTCCCCTCGACACGCAGGTGAGGATTGCCGACGTCCTCACTGCCTATGACGACCTGATCGACAACAACCAGCAGCGCATGAGCTTGTTGGAAGAGTCGGCGCGGCTTCTCTTTGAAGAGTGGTTTGTCCGTCTCCGCTTTCCCGGGCACGAGCACACCCGGATCGTCAAGGGAATCCCCGAGGGTTGGGAACGTCGGCCACTGGGCGACTGCGCGAAGTTCCTTTCGGGTGGGACACCCAGGAAGTCGCGACCAGAGTTTTGGGAGGGACACATTCCCTGGATCAGTTCCAAAGAGATGACACAACTTCGCCTTCAGGATTCGTCACTTCGAGTCACTCAGGAGGGAGCAGAACAGGGAACCCGACTTGTCCCGACAAACACTATACTGGCCGTCGTTCGAGGGATGTCTCTGGCAAAAGAATTCCGTGTTGCCGTCTGTAGCCAACCGGTGACATTCAACCAAGACCTCAAGGCGCTTGTAGCCGTTTCAGACATTCGGCCTGAGTATCTCTTCGCTTCGCTCGTGTCACAGCGTGATCAGATCCGCGATCGTGCCACAGAAGCCTCACATGGTACGAAGAAACTAGACACTCCGGTGTTGTCCGCAGTGCCGATCCTGGTCGCGCCGGAGCGACTTCAGCGAGCGTTCTGTGACTGGGTCGTTCCAATGAACAAACTCTGGGACAACTGCTGGCGACAGAATCAGAAGCTGCGCGAGGCACGCGACCTTCTGTTGCCGCGCCTAATGAGCGGGGAGGTGGCAGCATGA
- a CDS encoding DUF262 and DUF1524 domain-containing protein — protein sequence MKAEDVRLTQLLEGPKQFIVPVFQRDYSWGTKNCLQLWKDIVRVGSDDNAKAHFVGSVVYIAAEDTSAKITRWLLIDGQQRLTTLAILLAALRDHIPEDEEDEEPHDEEGLPSRVELEDYYLCNIHGKGDRRYKLHLRRADHESLTAMMDRKDFPKECSERIRENFEFFNEQLANADLDVVYRGVKKLVAVDVCLTRGQDDPQMIFESLNSTGLDLTQADLIRNFVLMRQEEEVQTQLYHDHWQPIELAFGARYRTDFDKFVRDYLTLLLRPSKPIKADEIYQNFRNYFHSVANGTSIEEILARLKRFGEYYVAFILGQETQPKLKEAFRRLRGLVEVASPVILRLYDCHAHAKTLSLDEFVAAVEILESYVFRRSVCAMQTRSLGQIFASLAARIRDDAPLLSLEVSLYRQGKKRRFPTDAEFREALETRDVYDMRHCHYLLDRIENDSKEKIDTSEFTIEHVMPQNEDLRPEWQAMLGANWQSIREVWLHRLGNITLTAYNPEYSDRPFDEKKTIDNGFLDSPLRLNKYIREQTKWTPLEMEARGKDLTARAIKVWPALVVDLEAVRAAELEERKATAAKYSVDKLDMDPVSKELFDALRPHVLSMGEDVVELCGPKSITYRVYDFFMEVVPRKQRLALILNLDFAECEDPTQRAVDATEYAFIPNASENGGVLFSIVTEDQVSAALHVIRQAYEKVSE from the coding sequence ATGAAGGCCGAAGACGTCAGGCTCACACAACTGCTGGAAGGCCCGAAACAGTTCATCGTCCCGGTGTTCCAGCGAGATTACAGCTGGGGAACGAAGAACTGTCTGCAGCTGTGGAAAGACATCGTCCGGGTCGGCTCAGACGACAACGCGAAGGCGCACTTCGTCGGTTCCGTTGTCTACATCGCCGCCGAAGACACGTCCGCAAAGATCACACGCTGGCTGCTCATAGATGGCCAGCAGCGACTCACCACACTGGCGATTCTGCTGGCCGCGCTTCGGGACCATATCCCGGAAGATGAAGAGGATGAGGAACCTCACGACGAAGAGGGACTCCCCTCAAGAGTCGAGCTGGAGGACTACTACCTGTGCAACATCCACGGGAAAGGCGACCGTCGTTACAAACTGCACCTCCGCCGCGCCGACCATGAATCGCTGACGGCAATGATGGACCGGAAGGATTTCCCGAAGGAATGCTCAGAACGGATTCGGGAGAACTTCGAGTTCTTCAACGAGCAGCTCGCCAACGCCGATCTGGATGTAGTCTATCGCGGAGTCAAGAAACTGGTGGCGGTCGACGTCTGCCTGACGCGCGGCCAGGACGATCCGCAGATGATCTTCGAGAGCCTGAACTCCACGGGGCTCGACCTGACACAGGCGGATCTGATCCGCAACTTCGTGCTGATGCGTCAGGAGGAAGAGGTGCAGACGCAATTATACCACGACCACTGGCAGCCGATTGAGTTGGCGTTCGGTGCCAGATACCGTACCGACTTCGACAAGTTCGTCCGGGACTATCTGACGCTGCTGCTCCGTCCCAGCAAGCCCATCAAAGCCGACGAAATCTACCAGAACTTCCGGAACTACTTTCACAGCGTCGCCAACGGTACATCAATCGAGGAGATCCTGGCGCGGCTGAAACGATTCGGCGAATACTATGTGGCCTTCATTCTTGGGCAGGAAACTCAGCCGAAACTGAAAGAGGCCTTTCGCCGCCTGCGTGGCCTAGTCGAAGTGGCATCACCGGTAATTCTGCGGCTGTATGACTGCCACGCCCACGCCAAGACACTGTCGCTCGATGAATTTGTGGCGGCGGTTGAGATTCTGGAAAGCTATGTCTTTCGCCGCTCGGTCTGTGCCATGCAGACCCGGAGTCTCGGCCAGATCTTCGCATCCCTCGCGGCTCGCATTCGCGACGACGCTCCTCTGCTAAGTCTGGAGGTGTCGCTGTACCGGCAAGGGAAGAAGCGACGATTCCCGACCGATGCAGAGTTCCGCGAAGCGCTGGAGACGCGAGATGTCTACGACATGCGTCATTGCCACTACCTGCTGGATCGGATCGAAAACGACAGTAAGGAGAAGATCGACACGTCGGAATTCACGATCGAGCACGTAATGCCTCAAAATGAAGATCTGCGTCCGGAATGGCAGGCGATGCTCGGTGCCAACTGGCAGTCGATTCGCGAGGTGTGGTTGCATCGGCTCGGGAACATCACGCTGACGGCGTACAACCCAGAGTACAGCGACCGTCCGTTCGACGAGAAAAAGACCATCGACAACGGGTTCCTCGACAGTCCGCTGCGGCTGAACAAGTACATTCGCGAACAGACAAAGTGGACACCTCTCGAGATGGAGGCCAGGGGCAAAGACCTGACGGCGCGTGCGATCAAGGTGTGGCCAGCCCTGGTGGTGGATCTGGAGGCTGTACGGGCAGCAGAGCTGGAGGAAAGGAAAGCAACGGCAGCCAAGTACAGCGTCGACAAGCTGGACATGGACCCGGTCAGCAAGGAGCTTTTCGATGCGTTGCGCCCACATGTGCTCTCGATGGGTGAGGATGTAGTCGAGTTGTGCGGTCCGAAGAGTATCACGTACCGAGTCTATGACTTCTTCATGGAAGTGGTCCCCCGGAAACAGAGGCTGGCGCTGATTCTCAACCTCGATTTTGCCGAGTGCGAGGATCCAACGCAGCGAGCAGTCGATGCGACCGAGTATGCATTCATTCCCAATGCCTCGGAGAATGGAGGAGTGTTGTTCAGCATTGTGACTGAAGACCAGGTTTCAGCCGCATTGCACGTGATCCGGCAGGCGTACGAAAAGGTTTCGGAGTAG